Proteins encoded in a region of the Anguilla anguilla isolate fAngAng1 chromosome 10, fAngAng1.pri, whole genome shotgun sequence genome:
- the LOC118206914 gene encoding uncharacterized protein LOC118206914, which translates to MEHSPEQGETTQLVVALARMLEGMAAMKERQAVLHAEQLEALRAQTSLQTQALLQLAAVGETSSRERQTGSPVALHIPKMTPDDDAEAFLEGFEVEARACRWPEEEWVVRLLPLLTGEAQQAAHSLPSTAQSEYTNLRKAVLDSLGYSPEEHRRRFRETTLAGEDWPFVYAQRLLDMARRWLRPELRSADGVVELVTLERFIDGLPGKTANWVRCHRPTGLAAAVTLAEDHLALYPRGQSQQQQQQGRAETAPCRRAPPCSLPPPLPSSLPPFLVPKPPHFPATTLFFLFPQPQAQWRRGSTHRELLRRPDRGVGGADNRVTCECPLMEVGQVVRVVGPPTSAPDPDGAYCIP; encoded by the coding sequence ATGGAGCACAGCCCGGAACAGGGGGAAACTACACAACTGGTGGTGGCGCTGGCAAGaatgctggaggggatggcagCGATGAAGGAAAGACAGGCGGTGTTACACGCCGAACAGCTAGAGGCTCTGCGTGCGCAGACCTCCCTCCAGActcaggctctgctgcagctggctgctgtGGGAGAAACCAGCTCCCGAGAGCGACAGACCGGGTCCCCCGTAGCTCTCCATATACCCAAAATGACCCCGGATGACGACGCGGAGGCATTCCTCGAGGGGTTTGAGGTGGAAGCGAGGGCGTGCCGATGGCCGGAGGAGGAGTGGGTCGtccgcctcctgcccctcttaacAGGGGAAGCCCAACAAGCGGCACACAGCCTACCCTCCACAGCGCAATCTGAGTACACGAACCTGAGGAAGGCGGTCCTGGACAGCCTGGGGTACAGCCCGGAAGAACACCGGAGGCGGTTCCGGGAGACAACCCTGGCGGGAGAGGACTGGCCGTTCGTGTACGCACAGAGACTGCTGGACATGGCGCGTCGGTGGCTGCGTCCGGAACTCCGGTCAGCCGACggggtggtggagctggtgacCCTTGAGCGGTTCATTGATGGCCTCCCGGGGAAGACGGCGAACTGGGTGAGGTGCCATCGACCAACCGGGTTGGCGGCCGCCGTCACCCTGGCGGAGGACCACCTGGCGCTCTACCCCCGCGGCcagtcacagcagcagcagcagcaaggacgGGCAGAAACGGCTCCGTGCAGGAGAGCCCCTCCTtgttcccttcctcccccccttccttcctcccttcctcccttcctcgtGCCCAAACCCCCTCATTTTCCCGCAAcaacccttttttttctgtttccccagccccaggctcagtggcggcGGGGTTCGACCCACAGAGAGCTCCTCAGACGcccggaccggggtgttggcggtgcagACAACCGGGTCACCTGCGAGTGCCCGCTCatggaggtggggcaggtggttcGTGTTGTCGGCCCGCCCACCTCCGCTCCCGACCCAGACGGAGCGTACTGTATTCCG